GGCCGCCCGGAGCCCTTCGAAGCCCTGGCGCGCCTCGTGATCGACGCCGAGGGCGCCTCGCCCCGGCTGCCGGCCTCGCTGGGGCTGCACCTCCATCGCACCTATGCCTGCGGGCTGCAGTATGAGATGCGCGGGGTCGGCGGCCTCGAGCCCGACACGCCCGAGATGTTCTTCGGCCGTCACGTCGCCCCCGGGTTTTTCGCCTGGCTGCTCCCCGTCGGCCGGGACCGCGCGCGGATCGGCCTGGCGGTGGACCCGCGTGACGCCGGCCGCGCGCCCGTTCACTACCTCGACCGGCTGCTGGCGACGCACGCCGTGCTGCGCCGGCGGGTGGCCGGGGCCGTGATCACCCGGAAGGTCGGCGGCCGGATCCCGATGCTGACCCGCCGCGCGCCCGCGTCCCAACGCGGCCTGCTGGTCGTGGGGGACGCGGCCGGGCAGGTGAAGGCGACGTCCGGCGGCGGCATCTTCTTTGCGATGGTCGCCGGGCGTCTCGCCGGCCGCGCCGCGGCGCGGTACGCGGCCGGCGACCCGGAGGCGCCCGAGGCCTACGAGCGCGGGTGGCGCGGCGCGTTCGGGCGCGAGGTGGCGTTTACCGCCTTCGGCCGGCGCGTCCTCAATCGCCTCGCGGACCGCGAGCTCGATCTCGTGATGCGGTTCATCGAGGCGAGTCCGGCGATCCGGGCGAGCGTCGAAGCGGCCGGCGACACGCAGTACCAGTCGCGGATCTTTCGTCCGCTCCTGCGCAGCCTCGCCGCCGCCGCGCTCCGGCGCCCCGGGCTGCTGCCGGTGGTGGGCCAGGCGCTCGTGCACGGGATGCTCGTGCAGATGTGACGGCGGCGGGTGGCGCCGATTCTCGACGCGTTCAGGCGAGTGGCGCCACTCGAGCAGTTGATCCCGGCGGCAGTGGATCGGATGGCGCCGATTCTCGACGCGTTCAGATGGAAGGAGAAGTCCGCCGGCGCGGGAAACCATCTGACATGCCGGATGCCACTCGTTCGTCGCCTGCGGCTCGCGGATCCGCATGAACGCTCACGCCGGGGTCCCGCCGCGAACGGTCATCGCCGACCTGCACCTCCACTCGAAATTCAGCCGCGCGACCAGCCGGGACATGGACGTGGAGACCCTCGCGAAGTGGTGCGCGCTCAAAGGCATCACGGTGGTGGGGACCGGCGATTTCACCCATCCGGTGTGGCTGCGCGAGCTCAAGGCGAAGCTCACGCCCACCGGCCGCGGCCTGTTCACGCACGGCGGACGGCATTTCATGCTCACCGTCGAGGTGAGCAACATCTACCCGCAGGGCGGCCGCCTCCGCAAGATTCACAACGTCATCCTCGCGCCGGGCTTCGAAGTTGTGGACCGGATCAACGCGGTGCTGGCGCGGTTCGGGAGCCTGATGGCCGACGGCCGGCCGACGCTGTCGCTGCCCAGCCACAAACTGGTCGAGTACGTGATGGAGATCTCCGCCGACTGCATGGTCATTCCGGCGCACGTGTGGACGCCGTGGTTTTCGCTCTACGGCAGCAACTCCGGATTCGACGCGCTCGCGGAGTGCTTCGGCGACCAGGCCGTCCAGATCCGCGCGGCGGAGACCGGGTTGAGCAGCGATCCGCCGATGAACTGGCGGCTCAGCGAGCTGGACCGCGTCGTGCTCGTCAGCAACTCGGACGCGCACTCCCCGGCCAAACTGGGCCGCGAGGCCAACGTGCTCGACTGCGAGCTGGACTACGCGGACATGATCCGCGTGCTGCGCGGCGAGGACCGGCGGCGGTTCTTGTTCACGATCGAGTTCTTTCCGGAGGAGGGCAAGTACCACTTCGACGGCCACCGCGCCTGCCAGCAACGGATGTCTCCGGCCGAAACGCGGGCCGCGGGCGGCCGGTGTCCGGTCTGCGGCCGGCCGGTGACCGTAGGCGTGATGTCGCGCGTCGAGGCCCTGGCCGACCGGGCCGAAGGTCAGGGCGGCGAGGACCGCGTCCCGTTCCGCAATCTCATTCCGCTCGAAGAAATCATCGCCGCGGCGTTCGGGTCGCAGCCCGGCACGGGCGCGGTGCGGGAGGAGTACCTCAATCTCGTGCGCGCGCTCGGCGGCGAATTTCACGTGCTGCTCGATGCCCCGCTGGACGAGATCGCCCGCTACACGCGGCCCCGGGTGGTCGACGGCGTGCGGCGCGTCCGCGAGGGATCGGTGCAGATCCGTCCAGGCTACGACGGCCTGTTCGGGGAGATTCACGTGTTCGGAGGAGCGGCCGACGAGGAGCGCCGGACCGCGGCCGCGCAGCCGGCCCAGACAAGCCTCTTCTGATCGGCCCCAGCCCCCGCCGGCGCGACCGCAGCCGCCGGCCCGCCCGATCGTCACGCTGCATCCCGGCCGCGACGCCCGCCTGCGCGCCGGGCACACGTGGGTCTACCGCGCGGAGATCGCGCGCATCCGCGGCGACCCGGCCGACGGCGATGCGGTCGCCGTGCACGATGCCTCGGGGCGGCTCCTCGGGACCGGGTTCCTCAATACGCGCTCGGTGATCACCGTCCGGCTCCTCACCACGGCCGACCGGGATCTCGACGAGCCGTTCTTTCGCGAGCGGTTGGAACGGGCGCTCGCGCTCCGCCGGGACGTCGTGGCCGATACGACCGCCTTCCGGCTGGTGTTCGGCGAAGGCGACCGGCTGCCGGGGTTGATCGTCGATCGTTACGGCGACACGCTGGTGCTCCAAACGTTGACCGCGGGGATGGACCGTCGCAAGGAGTTGCTCGTCCGGCTGCTGCTCGACCTCACGGGCGCCCGTCGCGTCTATGCCCGCAACGACCCGGCGGTGCGCCGGCTCGAGGGGCTGGCCCGCGAGACCGGCTGGCTCGCCGGGGGCGGGCCGGCGGAGGCGGCGATCGAGGAAGCCGGCGCGGCCTTTCTCGTGGACGTGGCCGCCGGGCAGAAGACGGGATTCTTTCTCGACCAGCGTGAGAACCGCGTCTACGCCGCCGGCCTGCTGCGCGGGGACGTGCTGGACGTCTTCGCGTACACCGGGGCGTGGGCCGTGCACGCCGCACGTTGCGGTGCTCTGGTGAAAGCGGTCGAGATCTCGGAGCAGGCCGCGGCGATGATCGTGCGGCACGCCGGGCTGAACGGTGTCGGGGACCGCTGTCGCGTCGTGGCCGCCAACGCCTTCGACGAGCTCCGGCGCCTCGATCGCCGCCGCGAGCGGTTTGACGCCGTCGTGCTCGACCCCCCGGCATTCGTGAAGACGCGCGCGGCGCTCGAGCGCGGGCTCGCCGGGTACAAGGAAATCAACCTGCGGGCCCTCCGGCTGCTCCGGCCGGGCGGCTGGCTCATCAGTTGCTCCTGCTCCTATCACGTGAGCGAGGCGGCGCTGGAGGCGACCGTGGGGGAGGCGGCACGGGACGCCGGCCGCTGGGTGCGCCTCGTGGAGCGGCGCTCGCAGGCGCGCGACCATCCGGTCGCGCTCGGCGTCCCGGAGACGCGCTATCTGAAGTGCCTGATCGCCGAAGTGGAGTAGAAGTGGAGCAAAGGAGACGGGGTGCGGTTGCAGGGTACCGGGGGAGAATCTATAATAATGGCAGTGATGCTTCGCCGATATCGGTGGCTTCGGCAGGAGGAGAACCGCCCGCGGTTCTCCTCCTTGTCGTTTGTTGGGCCCAACACGCCGGTGGCCGAATGGTGAGGTGACAGATGGTGGTGGCGGCTCACCAAATCCATATTACCGACAACCTCGATCTGCTGCTGGAAGTGCTGCCGGCGGAGATTCGCCGGCAGATCGAGATGCAGGCCGGTCTCGATACGCTGCTCGAGATCGTGCTCGATCTGGGCCGGGAGCCGGAGGCGCGCTTCCCGGAGCGCGTGGTGCGGCTCTCCGACGGCTTCGTCTCGCGCGAGGAGCTGCACCACGTCGCGAGCCGGGTCGGCACGTTCGGCAAGGACAACCGGGCCGGCATCGAGCGGACGCTGCACCGGATCTCCGCGATCCGCAATCGCGCCGGCGAGGTCATCGGGCTCACCCTGCGCGTCGGCCGCGCCGTGTTCGGCACGGTCGACATCGTCCGCGACGTGATCGAGGCCGGACAGAGCGTGCTGCTGGTCGGGCGCCCCGGGGTCGGGAAGACGACGCTCCTCCGCGAGGCGGCCCGGGTGCTGTCGGACGAGGCGAGCAAGCGCGTCGTCGTGGTCGACACGAGCAACGAGATCGCGGGCGACGGCGACATCCCGCATCCCGGGATCGGCCGGGCGCGGCGCATGCAGGTGCCGTATCCCGAACTCCAGCACGCGGTGATGATCGAGGCCGTCGAGAACCACATGCCGGAGGTCATCGTCATCGACGAGATCGGGACCGAGGCGGAAGCGCTGGCGGCCCGGACGATCGCCGAGCGCGGCGTGCAGCTCATCGCGACGGCGCACGGCAACACCCTCGACAACCTGCTGCAGAACCCGACCCTCTGCGATCTCGTCGGCGGGATTCAGGCCGTGACGCTGGGCGACGAGGAAGCGCGCCGCCGCGGCACGCAGAAGACCGTGCTCGAACGCAAGGCCCCGCCGACGTTCGACGTGGTCATTGAAATTCTGGACAAGGACCGGCTCGCGGTACACCACGACGTCGGGCACGTCGTCGACCGGTTCCTCCGGGGGGCGCTGCCGAAGCCGGAGATCCGGACGCGGACGCCGGAGGGCGAGGTCCGCATCACGAGCGGCGAGGTCGCGGCCCAGCCGGCCAACGGCGCCGCGCTGTCGAACGGCCACCTGCCGCCGGTGGCGCCGCCGCAGAAGATCGTCCGGATCTACCCGTACGCCGTCAGCCGCAACCGACTGGAGCGGGCGATCCGCGAGCTGCGGGTGCCGGCCATCATCGCCGACGCGCTGCACGACGCGGACGTGCTGCTCACCCTCAAGTCCCAGGAGCGCCGGCAGCCGAAACGCCTCAAGGACGCGGGCCACCGGGGCCTGCCGACGCACATCATCAAGAGCAACACGCTCTCGCAGATCGAGGGCGTGCTCCGGGAGATCTTCGGGGTGCAGGACCGGATGAGCCCCGAAGAGCAGGCGATGCGCGAGGCCGAGGAGGCCATCTCGGAGGTCATGGCGGCGGCCCAGCCGGTGGAATTGGGGCCGCAGAATTCGTACCTCCGGCGGCTGCAGCATCAGCTCATTCAGCGGTACGGCCTCGCGTCCGAGAGCAAGGGGACCGACCCCTTCCGCCGTGTGGTGATCTATCCCCAATAGGCCCGGCCACGTCGGCGCCGGCCCTGGTCACCCCGCCCCCGGTCGGGGGCAGGCAGACGGCGCTCCTGGTCACCCCGCCGGCGGGGCGGGAGGGCAGGCAGGGGGGCAGGCGGGCGGGTATCGCGGCGTGTTCATCACGCTCGAGGGGCCCGACGGCGCCGGGAAGACCACCCAGGCGGCGCTGCTGGTCGCGCGCCTGCGCGCGGAGGGCCGCGACGTGGTGCCCCTCCGGGAACCGGGCGGGACCGCGGTCGGCGAGCAGATCCGCGCGCTGCTGCTGGACCCGCGCCACGCCGAACTCGCGCCGCGCACGGAGATGCTGCTCTTTGCGGCCTCCCGCGCCCAACTCGTGGCCGAGGTGGTGGCGCCGGCGCTCGCCCTCGGGCGGGTCGTCGTGTGCGAGCGGTACGTGGACGCCTCCCTCGCGTATCAGGGGGTCGCGCGGGGGCTCGGCATCGACGTCGTCCTGGCCGTCAACGACGCCGCCACGGGCGGCCTGCGCCCGGATCTCACCCTGTTGCTCGACCTGGACCCGGAAACCGGCCTGCGGCGCGCCCGCACGGCGACGGGCCGCGCGGACGCGGGCGGGTGGGCGGGCGGCGACCGGCTGGAGGGGGAGACGGCCGCGTTCCACGCCCGTGTCCGGGAGGGGTTTCTGGCGCTGGCCAGAAATGAGCCGCAGCGCATTCGGGTGATCGACGCGCGCAAGACCGTCGCCGAGGTCGAGCGCGAGATCACGGCCGCCGTCGACGGCGTGCTCCGGGCACAGCATCGGGCGGGAGGGAGTCCGTGAAGCTGATCCTGGCCATCGTGCAGGAGAAGGACCAGCGGCGGCTCATGGAAGGCCTCGTGGCCGCCGAGTTCCAGGCGACGATGCTGGCGAGCACCGGCGGCTTCCTTCGCGAAGGGAACGCGACCATCCTGATCGGCGTGGAAGAAAACCGCGTCGACGACGTCATGGCCGTCGTCCAGAAGTACTGCCACGTGCGCGAGCAGCTCGTGAGCCCGCTGCCCCCGGTGGTCGAACCCGTCGATTCGTACATCTCCTATCCGGTGAAGGTCCAGGTCGGGGGGGCGATCGTGTTCGTTCTCGACGTCGAGCGGATGGTGAAAGTGTAGCCGCGGCGGCGTTCCGCCTTCCCTCATGCTTTTCCGCGATCTGATCGGTCAGCGAGAGGCCCGCGCGGTGCTGCAGGGCGCGCTTCGCAGCGGACGCGTCGCCCACGCCTACCTGTTCGTGGGGCCGGACGGCGTGGGCCGCCGCCCCGCCGCGCTGGCCTTCGCCCAGGCGCTCCTGTGCACGGCCCGCCTGCCTGTCGCCGGCCAGGTGTCGCCGTCGGGGGGCGGGGACGAGGCGTGCGGGGTCTGCCTCGCCTGCCGCAAAGTCGCCTCGGGCACCCATCCCGATCTTCGGGTCGTCGCCCCGGGCGGGCGCACCGAGTCGGGCGCCGAGCGGCGCGCCGTCGGCATCGAGCAGATCCGGGATCTGAAGCGGGAGGCGGCCTACCCGCCGTACGAAGCGCGGTGGAAAGTGTTCATCGTCGAGGACGCCGAGGCGATGCGCGCGGAAGCGGCGAACAGCCTCCTCAAGGTGCTGGAGGAGCCGCCGGCCCAGAGCGTCATCGTGCTCCTCTCAGAATCGGCGTCGGCGCTGCTGCCGACGATCGTCTCCCGGTCGCAGATCGTGCGCTTCGTCCCGGTGCCGCCCGCGGAGATCGCCGCGGCGCTCATCGAGCGCGCCGGCGTGCCGCCGGAGCGGGCGCCGCTCCTGGCCGCGCTCTCCGCCGGCCGGCCCGGCCTGGCGCTGCGGAAGGCGGCCGGCGGCGAGGCGGTGCTCGAGTTCCGGCAGGAGGTCGTGAAGGCGCTCGGGGCGGCGGCGGGGGGCGGTGCAGTCAAACGGCTGGACGCCGCCGAAGCGGTCTCACGGCAAAAGGACGACATCGAGCGGTGGCTCGATACGGCGCTGCTCTGGATTCGCGACATTGCGGTCTGGCAGGCGGCGCGGGACCCGGCGCTCATCGTCAACCTCGACCGCCGCGATCAGATCGCCGCCTGGGCCGACCGGGCCCGGCCGGAGGGGCTGCGCGAGGCGGCCGCGGCGATCGAGGCCGCGAAAACGGATCTCCACCGCAATCTCAATCCGCGGCTCGTGCTCGAGCATCTCTTCGCGGGCCTCCGTCTAGCGTCCGACGTCAGTGCACGAACAGGCGAAGGAGGACAATCAGCCCGCCCGCGACCAGGACGATGAGCCACCACGGCGTCGCGCGGCGCGCGGGCCGCGCGGCACTGGGGTTCGCGCACGCGTCGCAGAAGTTGCCGGTCGACAGCCGCACGAGACACTCCGAGCACAGCGCTTTGCCGCATCTCGAGCAGTAGCCGAGGGCCGGCCGATCGGAGTGATTGACGCATTTCATCTCACAGGCGCCCCCGCCGGCCTCGGGGCCGTTCCGCGGACGGTGTAGCGGCGCCCAGGCGGGGGGGCGGTCCCACGCAGGGCCTTGAGCATCATCACGTTGCGGCGGTCGGGCCCCCGGCGGTCGAATCCCGGCGTCTCGATCAGCCCGGGCAGGTCGCTAAGGGCCGGGTGCCTCACGATCGCGCGGAAGCCGCCGCGCCCGATCAGGCCCTCGCCGATGTTCTCGTGGCGGTCGAGGCGCGAGCCGAGCGCGCCCTTCGAATCGTTGAGGTGCAACGCGCGCAGCCACCGGAGTCCCACCCTCCGGTCGAAGGCGTCAACCATGCCGGCGACGCCCTTCGGCGTGCGAATATCCCACCCCGCGGCGAAGAGATGGGCCGTGTCGAGACAGACGCCGAGACGCGGGCTCCGCCCCGCGGCGTCGAGGACGTCCCGCAACTGCTCGAACGTGCCGCCGATCGTGCCGCCGGCGCTGCCCTCCAAGAGGACCATGGCCCGCGACGAGTGCGCGAGGACCGTGCGCAGTGCCAGGGCCACGCGACCGCAGCACTCGTCCCACTCCGCGCCCTGCGTGCTCCCGGGATGGATGATCGCGGCGAGCCCGTCGAGCGCCTCGATACCGCGGATCGTGTGCGTGAGCGAATCCACGGACCGCCGGAAGAGGGCCGGGTCCGGCGAGGCGAGGTTGACGAGATAGGACGCGTGGGCGACCAGCGGCTCAAGCCCGGCCCGGGCGCGGCGGCGGCGAAACTCCGCGAGATCGGCCGGCGCGTACGACACGAGCCGCCACTGCCGGGGACTGCCGACGAAGATCTGCAGGCATTCGCACCCGATCGCCGTCGCGCGCGGGATCGCGTCGTACAGGTGGCCCGCGATGGAGACGTGGGCGCCGATCGGCATGCCGAGGGCTTCGCGGAGGAGCGCTGTTCGGACCTCCCGAACTGCGCTCCCATGCCCCCGGCGCTCATCCGTCTCGCGGCCGACGCGTCGCTGGCCGGCGTCGCCGTCGTCTGGGGCGCGACGTTCCCGCTTGGCAAGCTTGTGCTGCGCTACCTCGGACCGTTTCACTATCTCGGGCTGCGGTTCGGGCTCGCCGCGCTCCTGATGGCGCCGCTCGCGTGGCGCGAGCGCGGACGTCTCGCACCGGACGGCCTGGGCGCGGGCATCCTGGCCGGCGCCGTGTTGTTCGCCGGGTACGCCCTGCAGACCGTCGGGTTGCGGTCCACGACGGCGAGCCACGCCGGGCTCATCACCGGCTTGAACGTCGTCATGATCCCGCTGATCCTGCTCGTGTGGCGCCGCCGCGCGCCCAATGCGGCGCTGGCGGGGGCTGTTCTGCTCGCGGCGTCGGGATTGTGGCTGCTGCTGTGGCAGGGCGGCCGCCCGGGCGGCGGGGACGCGCTGGTCCTCGGCTGCGCCGCGGCGCTCGCGCTGCAGGCGATTATCGTGGGACAGGTCGCCGCGGCGGTGCCGGCCGCGCCGTTTGCGGCCGTGCAGATCGCGACGGTCGCGGTGCTGGCCGGTGCCTGGGCCGTGACGGCGGAGGCGGCTCCCGCGGCGGTGCCGGGATCCGTCGCCGGCGCGATCGTGTTTATGGCGGTCGCGGCGACGCTCGGCGCATACCTCGCGCAGGCATGGGCCCAGCGCGTGGTGTCGCCGACGCGCACCGGGCTCCTGTTTGCGCTCGAGCCGGTGGCGGCGGTTGGGTTCGGCGCGGCGTGGCTCGGCGAGGCGTTGGGCCCGCGGCAGGCGGCGGGGGCGGCGGCGATTCTGCTCGGCGTGGTAATTGGGGAGGCGAGGCCCGCGCACGAGACGCCGGCGCGGCAGTCCGGCCGGGACGCCGGCGGGAGGGAAAGGGGAGGACGATCGCATGGCATCGCATAAGCGCCCGGTCTTCGCGGGGCAGGACGGCCGCGGGTTCAGCACGACGGCGGTTCACGGCGGACGGATCGCCGACGCGAACAAGTCGGTGGCCGCGCCGATCTATCAGACGGCGACGTTCAAGTACGATACCGTCGAAGACGGCGCCCGGCTCAGCGCGGAGGCCGGACCGGGCTACCTGTACACCCGGTGGGGCAATCCGACCACCGATCTCTTCGAACAGAAGGTGGCGCTGCTCGAAGGCGCCGAGGCGGCGCTCGCGACCTCTTCCGGGATGGCGGCCATCGCGACCGCCGTCGTCGGGCTGCTCAAGGCCGGCGATCACCTGATTGCGCCGAAGACCGTGTACCAGGCGACGTTCCAGCTCTTCACCGACGTGCTCGCCCGGTTCGGGGTCCAGGCCACGCTGCTCGACGACCCCGACGTGGCCGCGTACGAGCGGGCGCTCCGGCCGAACACACGGCTGCTCTATATCGAGACGCCGAACAATCCGCTGCTCGGCGTGGTCGACATCGCCGGCGTCGTGGCGCTCGCGCGCGCCCACGGCGCGCGCACCGTGGCCGACAACACCTTCGCGACACCGTACAATCAGCGGCCGCTCGGGCTCGGCGTCGATCTCGTCTGCCACAGCGCCACGAAGTACCTCGGCGGCCACCACGACGTCACGGCGGGCGTGATCGCCGGCTCCCGCGAGTCGCTTCGGCCGTGCGTCCACACGATGCGCATCTTCGGCGGCGTGCTCGACCCGTTCGCCGCGTACCTGCTGATCCGGGGCGTGGCCACGCTCGGCCTGCGCATGGAGCGGCACAACGCGAGCGCGCTCGTCCTGGCGCGGCACCTCAGCGCGCACCCGAAGGTCGCGGCCGTGCATTATCCGGGCCTCCCCGGCCATCCGCGCCACGCGATCGCGGCCCGGCAGATGCCGGGGGGATTCGGCGGGATGATGAGCATCGAGGTGGCCGGCGATGTCGCGGCCGGTGCTCGATGCGTCGAGGCGCTCCGGGTGGCGAAGCTCGCGGTCAGTCTCGGCGGCATCAGCACGCTCGTCACCCACCCGGCGTCGACGACCAGTGTCAACATGCCGCGCGAGGTGCGGCTCGCCGCCGGCATCGGCGACGGACTGATTCGCGTCTCCGTGGGGATCGAGGACCTGGAGGATCTGATCGACGACTTCGATCAGGCGCTCGGCAAGGTCTAGCGCCCCGCTCGTCCCTCACGGCGAGCGCCCTGAGTTAGTGGGCCGGCACCGGGACGATCTGCAGCACCTGCTGCTGGTAGAACGTGGCGACCGGTTCCTGCCGCGCGTACGCTTGGGCGGTGGAATTCCAGAACCGGTAGGCGGGGGGGACGATCGACCCCGCGGTGTTGAACGCCGGCGCCGTCGAGACGTTGAGGACGTAGGCGGCGCCGTTGGCCAGGGCCAGGCCGAAGTAGTCGCCGGCAAAGCTGACGCAAATCCGGCCCTGGACGGACGCGTCAAAACACGCATCGAACTGCGAGTGCGGGAGATCGCCGACGCCCCTGTCCAGCCAGTCGCCGGGCTGCTGCGGATCCCACGTCGCGGCGCTGGCGCGGATGTTCGCGCCGAGCTTCGTCAGCCCGCCGCCCGTGTCGAGGTAGAACTGCACCGCGGTGTTGATGCAGTAGTTCGTCGCGCCGGGACGCGTGAAGTAGCGCGCATTCGTACCGCACGGCAGCCGCCGATCGTACCAGGCGACGGCCACGACTCCCCGGTCGGCCGCGACACCCGCTTCGAACGAATCGGTCGCGGTGGCGTTGTCGTTGCTGCGGCCGATCGTCTGCCAGGTCATGCTCTGCGTCGCGGGGTCGAACGTTCCGCGGTGGAGGATCACGTTATAGAAGCCGGCCTGCGCGGGGCTCGTGTTCCAGCGGTTCTCCGCGGCGTAGACGTGCGTCCCGTGGGGGTCGGCGGCGAAGAAGTAGTTCAGGCCAAAGCGAAACGTCGTGTTCTGGACGATCTGCCCGCCGAAGGTGCCGGGCGTGCCCGTGGTGGCGACCGAGAAATCGACGGCGTCGAACGGCCCCCGGAACGTGTCGCCGCCGTCGGTGGACACCGCGACCACGAGGCTGCCCTGCCCCAGGAAGGCGCCCTGGAAGTTCCCCCACCACGTCGCGTAGACAAAGCCCCGGCCGTCGACGGCGATCTGCGGGGTCGCGGCGTGAGGGCCGCTGAGGGTCCCGATCACGACGGGCTTCGAGAACGTAGCCCCGTGGTCGGCGGAGCGGGCGAACTTGATGCGCCCCACCCCGGTGCTGAAGTCCACGTAGACGACGTAGATAGCGTCCCGGCGGGGGCCGTTCGTGGTATCGATGGTGATCCACTGCTTGTCGAACTCGTGCCCCTTCCCGGAGCGGCCGCCGAAGCTGTCGACCGCCACCGGGGCGCCCCAGATCCCGGCCCGCGTCCGCTTCGAGACGAAGACGCCGTCGATCGCGTTGCTGTAGTTAATCGCGAGCACGAAGGCGTACAGGTTGCCCTCGGTGTCGAACGCGAACGAGGGATCGGTGGTCGCGTCAAACCCGTTGGGGTCCGCGCACGTGTATCCGGGCACCAGCCCCGAGGCGGCGGTCACGCCGGATTTCGAAATCCCCAGGTCGTAGAATCCCAGGTGGAACTGATATTCGCCGGACCAGTCGACGAACCGGCCCGACGTGCCACTGAGCGACGGCGGGAACGGGTCGGTGCCCGAAAAGAAGAACTTGGCCCCGCCGAGCAGGTGCGCCGCGTTCGTCGGATCGACGACCAAATTCGATTCAGACTGGTTCGTCGTGTAGCTGCCGCCGGGGACGCACAACTCCTGGGTCCCGAATCCCGCCGAG
The sequence above is drawn from the bacterium genome and encodes:
- a CDS encoding PLP-dependent aspartate aminotransferase family protein, with amino-acid sequence MASHKRPVFAGQDGRGFSTTAVHGGRIADANKSVAAPIYQTATFKYDTVEDGARLSAEAGPGYLYTRWGNPTTDLFEQKVALLEGAEAALATSSGMAAIATAVVGLLKAGDHLIAPKTVYQATFQLFTDVLARFGVQATLLDDPDVAAYERALRPNTRLLYIETPNNPLLGVVDIAGVVALARAHGARTVADNTFATPYNQRPLGLGVDLVCHSATKYLGGHHDVTAGVIAGSRESLRPCVHTMRIFGGVLDPFAAYLLIRGVATLGLRMERHNASALVLARHLSAHPKVAAVHYPGLPGHPRHAIAARQMPGGFGGMMSIEVAGDVAAGARCVEALRVAKLAVSLGGISTLVTHPASTTSVNMPREVRLAAGIGDGLIRVSVGIEDLEDLIDDFDQALGKV